One Bacteroidales bacterium DNA window includes the following coding sequences:
- a CDS encoding SpoIIE family protein phosphatase, with translation MKYSSLNILNSSFNIRHSTFYSILLFFILQSSFVSQQSFSQTISKYGSPFIRNYTPNDYKGSSQNWAIVQDKRGIMYFGNNYGVLEFDGKNWRLIETSNKSVVRSLAIDNNGTIYVGASGEFGFLASDSTGTLKYISLINKLKEEDRNFGDVWRAYTTSHGIYFLTLDKIFLLNNDTINVLQVQLASQFGFLINDTVFIIQKDKGLYILKNNKPCLLPYTKKFATDIGRTIILPYSENEILIVTDNIFYIYNYEILTNQTSISSDYSNKYDSLSIVKEFFTEIDQYIYNNTLYAYTTIGKDYYALATLNGGIIIMGHKGELIRIINKNRGLQSNTVLNLFIDNNRNLWATLSNGISEIEISSPITKFNDLNGLEGTVLSVIKYNKKIYAGTINGVYYLPEYEMNITNDKYNFLHIANTKSTCWDFFPINNTLFASGRFGVACILDTLLKELNKIGKIFCFDYSNKFPNHIFVGLVDGFACVEIKFPDKNNNVSPYQAVKIIDQIKFKNINNTIRKIVCDTNGDIMLTTFYNGLIHLKFINNDLYNPQLTRYDTTHGLPNLKYNIIFKINNDLIVATQRGFYKAIMPTGYNSNDTLVKFFPDTTYSKYFYDNSLAVYQIYVDSTNEIWISADDGIGTMKKNNDGTYKWNKAPFKKISNCSNFYYDEDGIVWFCTNNGLFRYNTNIKKDYNIPFHSLIRKVTLGKDSVIFQGTYYNDSLKINNYFTTASLTQPKKLIPEMDYNNNSMTFEFSSAFYENISANQFQYILEGFDKEWSDWTNETKKEYTNLHEGTYFFKVKAKNIFEYESTEAIYEFTILPPLYRTIFAYIIYILIFILIFYFGIRLNTKRLKALNVRLEKIVKERTFEIHSQKKEIQVQAEQLLEINNELEKLSIVASETDNGVMIMDAEGKIEWVNEGYTKMLGYTLNDLLIEKGNNLLKVSSYKNISGIFQSIHNSKKPIIYESENTTKSGKKKWVQTTITPILDSNNKIRKLISIDSNITKLKNAEEEITDSIIYAKRIQNALFPSKEIIKNIINEYFILDLPQGIISGDFYWFSKIKNKTVIAVADCTGHGVPGAFMSMLGVTMLNKIVNEKGIDKPNEILDRLRNNVIISLHQTGEIGEANDGMDIALITIDKKNNSLEYAGANNSAYLFRNNELTEIFADKMPIGIYSEIETPFSCQKISIQTGDIIYLFTDGYADQFGGSRGRKFLYKNFKKLLKELHHLPMNEQKTRLFKTHRKWKDNNEQVDDILVMGIKI, from the coding sequence ATGAAATATTCTTCATTAAATATTCTTAATTCATCATTCAACATTCGACATTCGACATTCTATTCTATTCTTCTATTCTTCATTCTTCAATCGTCATTCGTCAGTCAACAAAGCTTTTCTCAAACAATAAGCAAATACGGCTCACCATTTATACGAAATTATACTCCAAATGATTACAAAGGCAGCTCTCAAAACTGGGCAATAGTTCAGGACAAAAGAGGCATTATGTATTTCGGAAATAACTATGGAGTATTAGAATTCGATGGAAAGAACTGGAGATTAATAGAAACATCAAATAAGTCGGTTGTGCGTTCTTTAGCAATTGATAACAATGGGACAATATATGTAGGAGCTTCAGGTGAATTCGGATTTCTTGCATCAGATTCGACTGGTACATTAAAATATATATCATTAATAAATAAACTTAAAGAAGAAGATAGAAATTTTGGTGATGTATGGAGAGCCTATACCACAAGTCATGGAATTTATTTTTTAACTCTCGACAAAATATTTCTACTGAATAACGACACAATTAATGTATTACAGGTACAACTGGCATCACAATTTGGTTTTCTTATTAATGATACGGTTTTTATTATTCAAAAAGACAAAGGATTGTATATTTTAAAAAACAACAAACCTTGTTTGCTACCTTACACTAAAAAATTTGCAACCGATATTGGTAGAACTATTATTCTTCCTTATTCAGAAAATGAAATCTTAATAGTAACGGATAATATCTTTTATATTTATAATTATGAAATACTTACTAATCAAACCTCAATATCTTCCGATTATTCAAATAAATATGATTCATTATCAATAGTAAAAGAATTTTTTACAGAAATTGACCAATATATTTATAATAATACTCTTTATGCTTATACAACTATTGGTAAAGATTATTATGCCCTGGCAACATTAAACGGTGGTATTATTATTATGGGACATAAAGGAGAGCTAATCAGGATTATCAATAAAAATCGTGGTTTACAAAGCAATACTGTTCTTAATTTATTCATTGATAATAATCGTAATTTATGGGCTACTTTAAGTAACGGAATTTCTGAAATAGAAATTAGCTCACCTATAACAAAATTTAATGACTTAAATGGTCTTGAAGGGACTGTTTTGTCAGTTATAAAATATAATAAAAAAATATATGCAGGAACAATTAATGGTGTTTACTACTTGCCTGAGTATGAAATGAATATAACTAATGACAAGTATAATTTTTTACATATTGCTAACACAAAATCAACCTGCTGGGATTTTTTTCCAATAAATAATACACTTTTTGCATCAGGACGTTTCGGTGTTGCCTGTATTCTTGATACTCTATTAAAAGAATTGAATAAAATAGGAAAAATATTCTGTTTTGATTATTCAAATAAATTTCCAAATCACATCTTCGTTGGTCTTGTTGATGGATTTGCTTGTGTAGAAATTAAATTTCCTGATAAAAATAACAATGTAAGCCCTTATCAAGCGGTAAAAATCATTGATCAAATAAAATTTAAAAATATTAATAATACAATTCGTAAAATTGTTTGTGATACTAATGGCGATATTATGCTTACTACTTTTTATAATGGCTTGATTCATTTAAAATTTATAAATAATGATTTATATAATCCTCAATTAACTCGTTACGACACTACACACGGTTTGCCTAACCTTAAGTACAATATTATTTTTAAAATAAATAATGACCTGATTGTTGCCACTCAGCGGGGTTTTTATAAAGCAATAATGCCAACAGGATACAATTCTAACGATACGCTTGTTAAATTTTTCCCTGATACAACATATAGTAAATATTTTTACGATAATTCTCTTGCTGTTTATCAGATCTATGTTGATAGTACTAATGAAATATGGATAAGTGCTGATGATGGTATTGGAACAATGAAAAAAAATAATGATGGAACTTATAAGTGGAATAAAGCCCCATTCAAAAAAATATCAAATTGTAGTAATTTTTATTATGATGAAGATGGAATAGTATGGTTTTGTACAAATAACGGCTTATTTCGTTATAATACCAATATTAAAAAAGATTATAATATCCCATTTCACTCGCTTATTCGCAAAGTAACACTTGGTAAAGATTCTGTTATTTTTCAGGGTACTTATTATAACGATTCATTAAAAATAAATAATTATTTTACTACCGCTTCATTAACTCAACCTAAAAAATTAATTCCTGAAATGGATTATAACAATAATTCAATGACTTTTGAATTTTCATCAGCATTTTATGAAAATATTTCTGCAAATCAATTTCAATATATTTTAGAAGGATTTGATAAAGAATGGAGCGATTGGACAAATGAAACAAAAAAGGAATATACAAACTTGCATGAAGGAACCTATTTTTTTAAAGTAAAAGCAAAAAATATTTTTGAATATGAAAGCACTGAAGCTATTTATGAATTTACAATTTTGCCGCCATTGTATAGAACTATCTTTGCCTATATTATTTATATTTTAATATTTATACTTATATTTTACTTTGGAATAAGACTTAATACTAAACGATTAAAAGCTTTAAATGTTAGACTAGAAAAAATTGTAAAAGAACGTACTTTTGAAATACATAGTCAGAAAAAAGAAATTCAGGTACAAGCAGAACAATTATTAGAAATTAATAATGAATTAGAAAAGCTATCAATCGTTGCAAGCGAAACTGATAATGGGGTAATGATAATGGACGCAGAAGGAAAAATAGAATGGGTAAATGAAGGATACACTAAAATGCTGGGGTATACTCTAAATGATTTATTAATAGAAAAAGGAAATAATTTATTAAAGGTCAGTTCGTATAAAAATATAAGTGGTATTTTTCAGTCAATTCATAATTCTAAAAAACCAATAATTTATGAATCGGAAAATACAACTAAATCAGGTAAGAAAAAATGGGTTCAAACAACAATAACTCCAATTCTGGACAGTAATAACAAAATAAGAAAATTAATTTCTATAGATTCTAATATTACTAAACTAAAAAATGCCGAAGAAGAAATAACCGACAGTATTATTTATGCAAAAAGAATACAAAACGCTCTTTTCCCTTCTAAAGAAATAATAAAAAACATCATCAATGAATATTTTATTCTTGATTTACCACAGGGAATAATCAGTGGCGACTTTTATTGGTTTTCAAAAATAAAAAACAAAACTGTAATTGCAGTTGCAGACTGCACAGGACATGGTGTGCCGGGAGCTTTTATGAGCATGCTTGGGGTAACAATGTTAAATAAAATTGTTAATGAAAAAGGTATAGATAAACCAAATGAAATTCTTGACAGATTGCGTAACAATGTTATTATTTCATTACATCAAACCGGAGAAATAGGCGAAGCTAATGATGGAATGGATATTGCATTAATTACAATTGATAAAAAAAACAATTCTCTTGAATATGCAGGAGCTAACAATTCAGCATATTTATTCCGAAATAATGAACTTACTGAAATTTTTGCTGACAAAATGCCCATAGGTATCTATAGTGAAATAGAAACACCTTTTTCTTGCCAGAAAATATCTATTCAAACAGGGGATATAATATATCTTTTTACTGATGGTTATGCTGACCAGTTCGGCGGTTCAAGGGGTAGAAAATTTTTATATAAAAACTTTAAAAAATTATTAAAAGAACTACATCATTTACCTATGAATGAACAAAAAACCAGACTTTTCAAAACACACAGAAAATGGAAAGATAATAACGAACAAGTGGACGATATATTAGTAATGGGAATTAAAATTTAG